In Clostridium thermosuccinogenes, the genomic stretch TACATTATACCAAACTTATGTTCGTGTCAAGAATATGTATTTTCATTTGAAGGATTCCCAGGCACGCATTGCATGCTTATTACAATGCCCAATCCATGCCACGCGCCTGGCACATTACAATTATATAGGCAGAAATGAAAATATTGCAAGCCTTAACACGCGAAAAAGCTTCCATAATATTACAGAAGCTTTTTCTTTTATAATGTTCTAGTTCTAATATTATCGTTATTACGAGCGGGAGCTATTCTTCTATAGTTGTGTAAAACAGTATTTCTTCTTCCAAATACAGTTCCATTTTCACTTTCATAGCTTCGGCTACAAATTCCGCCGGAACCATCGTCTTTCCTTCAACAACCGTTACAGGAGCGTCAAGAGTAACCTCACTGCCATTTAACAAGGCAGTTCTACTGTTCTGCTTCAGAACTACACTGATATCATCCTTTGTTATCACTACGGTTTTATCCTTGCCATTCCATTGGACATCTGCACCGAGAGCTTCAAACACAGTACGGGCTTCCACCATCAGTGTATCACCTTCAAAATATGGATCTGCCGTGAAATCTAGGTATTCATAATCCACCAATACACTGAAGGGGAAATCCTCCTCCACATATTCGTAATCCTCATAATCATCCAGATTGTAATTCGGGAATCCCATAAGGTCATTGAAGCTGATGGAATTGCTGCTGTCCACCTGGGGAAGTTCAAAATCTTCAACCTTGTTGATATCGGATATCGCACTGCTGAATTCCAGACCAATTTCATATGTACCGTAAGATTTGCTGGGCTTATTCACATAGATTTTTTTCCCTGCTTCTTTTGCCTTCATACGGTTGGAGGCATCTTCTATTGCACCTGTATCGATGACAAGGTCGATGTACCCGTTTTCCTCCACTATGTATCCTTCCGAGTTAACTGCATAAGTTATTGTTATGCCTTTTTCCCCAATAAATTTCACATCTTCAAAGGCACTGAGAGCGATATTGGCCTTGTCGATAAACTCCTGAATGTTTTTGCTCAGATCTTCCTCCAGCAGCTCTTTATCTTCGGTCGTTGCTTCTTCAGAACCATCCCCGGCAACATCGGCCAGTCCGGTAAAAGATGCGGCCACTTCTTTGAAAAGCTCCAGTGTACTTTTACTCTTAAGAGTATTATTTATGAAGTATTTCAACAAGTCCTTAAATGCTCCGTCGTTCAGCTTTAATTCATACACCGCAAGGGTTTCGCCATCTACAATCTTGTTTTCCTTACGGGTAACGGCAACAAAGCCCGGATCGAATTCATCTATATTGTCCTTTACAAAATCGAGCATCGTGTTTTGCAATGTGGTCGACAATTCTATGATCTTTTTATAGTTCAGCTGGGTATTGCTCTCAGATTCCGCCAAATCTTCCTGACCCATCACCAGATACTGCTTATCATAGAACTCTTCCGGAAGATACATTCTAAAGAAAGCAGGAATCTCCATAACCTGAGTCATAACAGGTTTTTCTCCCGAAAAATCAATATCCTGCCAGATGCCCATATTCATAGTCACTCCAAGAAGGCTCAGGCTGAGATCCATATCTTGCTTTAAGGCAGTTTTTTCTTTATTCTGTATAGTTTTGCCTTCCACTTTTATCTCCATATTATTAAGGATATCAGCAATCTGGCTTATGATGACTGATTCCTCTTCAGAAAGGCCCTTTACGTTAAAATGGATTTTAAGATTGGTGCTGTTCTCCATGGAAGTTATTTCTGATGACTTGACCA encodes the following:
- a CDS encoding copper amine oxidase N-terminal domain-containing protein, which codes for MRAILKALSVVLVISMITAFFTGCTAEEKSLLDALVKSSEITSMENSTNLKIHFNVKGLSEEESVIISQIADILNNMEIKVEGKTIQNKEKTALKQDMDLSLSLLGVTMNMGIWQDIDFSGEKPVMTQVMEIPAFFRMYLPEEFYDKQYLVMGQEDLAESESNTQLNYKKIIELSTTLQNTMLDFVKDNIDEFDPGFVAVTRKENKIVDGETLAVYELKLNDGAFKDLLKYFINNTLKSKSTLELFKEVAASFTGLADVAGDGSEEATTEDKELLEEDLSKNIQEFIDKANIALSAFEDVKFIGEKGITITYAVNSEGYIVEENGYIDLVIDTGAIEDASNRMKAKEAGKKIYVNKPSKSYGTYEIGLEFSSAISDINKVEDFELPQVDSSNSISFNDLMGFPNYNLDDYEDYEYVEEDFPFSVLVDYEYLDFTADPYFEGDTLMVEARTVFEALGADVQWNGKDKTVVITKDDISVVLKQNSRTALLNGSEVTLDAPVTVVEGKTMVPAEFVAEAMKVKMELYLEEEILFYTTIEE